From a single Okeanomitos corallinicola TIOX110 genomic region:
- a CDS encoding GUN4 domain-containing protein, whose product MSSPLDDLITELKNNFTTHRRVAVIGSTSFWNHSTPAICETTGRKLAQIEDIVMLTGGVSGVPEALSRSFWRHQKPESTSRILHIQPKGFIPWEYGENLTAGDTFPQRRWVLAHLAPVYLLLEGGPGALQEAQWALNAGAIVIPVGCTGGAAKTVYAELTANSEWLRNQSYTETALTAWQDINNTKNSVEKIATAIIILIEQSLEKKANQTYTKQTLLTELEHLLAAGNWQAANEITFALFRGKTPKDVKNPGWIHYNLDEIEADILQKIDRLWVYYSQGKFGFSVQWQIYYQLDIENDLDEEIFAKKVGRHEIFIPYDVNKVNFNLDCPSGHLPWFYWRDYTKPNFYGGGIMGGGGVGWVAIFELEDKLERFGVISPAGKQWNREEVIEAISKGERIFSRGNLRGIDLQGLDLSGCYFIKSDLSHSNLSSCKLNQSNFHSANLYEANLENVQGENTCFQKANLEGTIFTYSRFIAVNFFQCYALRAVFDQSEWQNVNARCADFWGASFYHSRLNNCDFQKSDGSYSNWQEAILENCNFINLITTKSGLKMTHFIGKEWNQLQYKQANLSTVNITLSDNTKIEVRRESKVILDGRKPRIMVIDDSITVRELLAMNFHKVGYEVITARDGLDAWEKLKDNLVCDFIFCDVEMPKMDGIEFVSRMKKDEQLKNIPIAILSSRLPDRMRPNFWNIYDIVGRFTKPYSEDVLLGIVAKTLGINYQIQDISQVNSAINIPQTRFLAIGLNLEQRKNLVAFVRYYPQFLCSFFPEDEIINPDDSGFDYQSLTHKLKQRTRNNIHISLSLFSLSKTCTFIPDHFLINGDVGYPISYPVYLVIDVQSFQSSQRIDFDFNFQEIPVILVGDKQEIIATDWNIQGCVSNCEEIMDIIERR is encoded by the coding sequence ATGTCATCTCCACTGGACGATTTAATCACTGAATTAAAAAATAACTTCACCACTCACCGACGAGTTGCTGTAATTGGTAGTACCTCATTCTGGAATCATTCTACCCCTGCTATTTGTGAAACCACTGGCCGCAAACTGGCGCAAATAGAGGATATTGTCATGTTAACAGGTGGTGTTTCCGGTGTACCAGAAGCCCTATCCCGAAGCTTTTGGCGACACCAAAAACCAGAAAGTACCTCCCGCATTTTGCACATTCAACCTAAAGGTTTTATACCTTGGGAATATGGGGAAAATCTCACAGCCGGCGATACATTTCCACAACGCAGATGGGTTTTAGCTCATTTAGCACCCGTGTATTTACTGTTGGAAGGTGGTCCAGGAGCATTACAAGAAGCACAGTGGGCTTTGAATGCAGGGGCAATAGTTATACCCGTAGGATGTACTGGAGGGGCGGCGAAGACGGTTTATGCAGAGTTAACAGCAAATTCTGAATGGTTGAGAAATCAATCTTATACTGAAACAGCTTTAACAGCTTGGCAAGATATTAATAATACAAAGAATTCAGTAGAAAAAATTGCCACAGCTATTATTATTCTAATTGAACAATCTTTAGAAAAAAAAGCCAATCAAACATACACTAAACAAACATTACTCACCGAATTAGAACATCTTTTAGCCGCAGGAAATTGGCAAGCAGCTAATGAAATTACATTTGCTCTTTTCCGTGGAAAAACACCCAAAGATGTCAAAAATCCTGGTTGGATTCATTATAATTTAGATGAAATAGAAGCGGATATTTTACAAAAAATTGACCGTTTATGGGTGTATTATTCTCAAGGTAAGTTTGGGTTTAGTGTCCAGTGGCAAATATATTATCAGCTAGATATAGAAAATGATCTGGATGAAGAAATATTTGCCAAAAAAGTTGGTCGTCATGAAATTTTTATTCCTTATGATGTGAACAAGGTAAACTTTAATTTAGACTGTCCATCTGGTCATTTACCTTGGTTTTATTGGCGAGATTATACCAAACCAAATTTTTATGGTGGTGGTATTATGGGTGGAGGTGGTGTAGGTTGGGTCGCAATTTTTGAGTTAGAAGATAAATTAGAAAGATTTGGGGTAATTTCTCCAGCAGGGAAGCAGTGGAATAGAGAAGAAGTGATAGAAGCTATATCTAAAGGTGAGCGTATTTTTAGCCGGGGTAATTTACGAGGAATTGATTTACAAGGTTTAGATTTATCAGGTTGTTATTTTATCAAATCTGATTTAAGTCATAGTAATCTTAGTAGTTGTAAATTAAATCAATCTAACTTTCATTCTGCCAATCTTTACGAAGCTAATTTAGAGAATGTCCAGGGTGAAAATACTTGTTTCCAAAAAGCAAATTTAGAAGGAACAATTTTTACTTATTCTCGATTTATAGCAGTTAATTTTTTCCAATGTTACGCTTTGCGAGCAGTGTTTGATCAAAGTGAATGGCAAAATGTCAACGCTAGATGTGCTGATTTTTGGGGAGCGAGTTTTTATCATAGTAGATTGAATAATTGTGATTTTCAAAAAAGTGATGGTAGTTATAGTAATTGGCAAGAAGCTATTTTAGAAAACTGTAATTTTATAAATTTAATTACTACAAAATCTGGGTTAAAAATGACTCATTTCATAGGTAAAGAATGGAATCAACTACAATATAAACAGGCTAACTTATCTACTGTAAATATTACTCTTTCTGATAATACAAAAATAGAAGTAAGAAGAGAATCAAAAGTTATTTTAGATGGTAGAAAACCAAGAATTATGGTAATTGACGATTCTATTACAGTGAGAGAATTATTAGCAATGAATTTTCATAAAGTAGGTTATGAAGTAATAACAGCGCGGGATGGTTTAGATGCTTGGGAAAAATTAAAGGATAATTTAGTCTGTGATTTTATTTTCTGTGATGTAGAAATGCCGAAAATGGATGGTATTGAATTTGTCAGCAGAATGAAAAAAGATGAACAGTTAAAAAATATTCCCATTGCAATTCTTAGTAGTCGTCTTCCAGATAGAATGCGTCCTAATTTCTGGAATATATATGATATTGTTGGTCGTTTTACTAAACCTTATTCAGAGGATGTTTTATTAGGTATCGTCGCTAAAACTTTGGGAATAAATTATCAAATTCAAGATATATCTCAAGTAAATTCGGCAATAAATATACCACAAACAAGATTTTTGGCGATTGGTTTAAATTTAGAACAACGTAAAAATTTAGTTGCTTTTGTTAGATATTATCCACAATTTCTTTGTTCGTTTTTTCCAGAAGATGAAATTATTAATCCTGATGATTCTGGTTTTGATTATCAATCATTAACTCATAAATTGAAACAAAGAACTAGAAACAACATCCATATTTCATTATCTCTGTTTAGTTTGTCTAAAACTTGTACTTTTATTCCTGATCATTTTTTGATTAATGGTGATGTAGGTTATCCTATTTCTTATCCTGTTTATTTGGTGATTGATGTTCAGAGTTTTCAGAGTTCACAGAGAATAGATTTTGATTTTAATTTCCAGGAGATACCTGTGATTTTAGTTGGTGATAAACAGGAGATAATAGCAACGGATTGGAATATTCAAGGTTGTGTTTCTAATTGTGAGGAAATCATGGATATAATTGAACGCAGATAG
- a CDS encoding DUF29 domain-containing protein, with amino-acid sequence MMSKLLTQNLYEQDYHLWLETTLKQLQTKDLENLDWEHLIEEIEALGNEQKRKLESYLLQLLKHLLLYQYWSVPDCQNHWELEIDNFRVELRKLTKSKNLYNYMLKVLGEVYNDARRQAKKKSGLNNFPDQCPYTVEQILDVDYLPQFTYGTK; translated from the coding sequence ATGATGTCTAAATTACTAACTCAAAATCTTTATGAACAGGATTATCATTTATGGTTAGAAACAACATTAAAACAATTACAAACTAAAGATTTAGAAAATTTAGATTGGGAACATTTAATTGAGGAGATAGAAGCATTGGGAAATGAGCAAAAGCGGAAATTAGAAAGCTATTTATTACAACTTCTCAAACACTTACTACTCTATCAATATTGGAGCGTTCCCGACTGTCAAAATCATTGGGAATTAGAAATTGATAATTTTCGAGTTGAATTGAGAAAATTAACTAAATCAAAAAATCTCTATAATTATATGTTGAAAGTGTTAGGAGAAGTTTACAATGATGCAAGAAGACAAGCAAAAAAGAAAAGTGGTTTAAATAATTTTCCTGATCAATGTCCTTACACTGTTGAGCAAATTTTAGATGTAGATTATTTACCACAATTTACTTACGGAACAAAATAA
- a CDS encoding ABC transporter permease — MKTDINFQQITSPTLSTENPPNFFGEIVQETLALTRRLFIQLQRRPSSLAAGIIQPVMWLVLFGALFQNAPQGLFGATTNYGQFLAAGVIVFTAFAGALNAGLPVMFDREFGFLNRLLVAPLASRFSIVFASAIFIISQSLLQAAVIVGAAAFLGAGLPDAAGLSAIALIVFLLALGVTAISLGLAFALPGHIELIAVIFVTNLPLLFASTALAPLSFMPGWLQVIATLNPLSYAIEPIRYLYLHSNWGLNDVVMHTFWGDITFGGALLVLLGFAVVALLSIQPRLRKTLA; from the coding sequence ATGAAGACAGATATCAATTTTCAGCAAATAACCTCTCCCACTCTATCAACAGAAAACCCACCCAATTTCTTCGGTGAAATAGTCCAAGAAACTCTAGCATTAACCCGTCGTTTATTTATTCAATTACAACGTCGTCCTTCCAGTTTAGCCGCAGGAATTATTCAACCTGTAATGTGGTTGGTATTGTTTGGTGCATTATTCCAAAATGCCCCCCAAGGTTTATTTGGTGCTACGACAAATTACGGGCAATTTTTAGCCGCTGGTGTAATAGTATTTACCGCCTTTGCTGGGGCATTAAATGCAGGTTTACCAGTGATGTTTGATCGGGAATTTGGCTTTTTAAACCGCTTATTGGTTGCACCTTTAGCTTCTCGGTTTTCCATTGTGTTTGCTTCTGCGATTTTTATCATCAGCCAAAGTTTACTGCAAGCGGCGGTTATTGTGGGTGCGGCGGCATTTTTAGGTGCAGGTTTACCTGATGCTGCGGGCTTGAGTGCGATCGCCCTCATCGTCTTCCTTCTCGCTTTAGGTGTAACTGCTATTTCCCTGGGTTTAGCCTTTGCATTACCCGGACACATTGAATTAATTGCAGTAATTTTTGTTACTAACTTACCTTTACTATTTGCCAGCACCGCCTTAGCACCCTTATCCTTTATGCCAGGTTGGTTGCAAGTTATCGCCACCCTTAACCCCCTCAGCTATGCCATAGAACCAATTCGTTACTTATATCTCCACAGCAACTGGGGATTAAATGATGTAGTAATGCACACTTTCTGGGGTGATATTACCTTTGGGGGTGCATTGTTAGTATTACTAGGATTTGCAGTAGTAGCTTTACTGAGCATTCAACCTAGATTACGCAAGACACTAGCTTAA
- a CDS encoding peroxiredoxin, with protein MALAVGTVAPAFTTKDTNGNTVSLSDFAGKTVVLYFYPKDDTPGCTKQACSFRDAQPEYQGKDVVVLGVSSDDEASHQAFTAKYNLNFPLLADTEQALIKAYDVDGGGYAKRVTYVISPEGKITHVDGAVNTTTHASDVLAALGL; from the coding sequence ATGGCACTAGCAGTTGGTACAGTTGCACCTGCATTTACCACTAAAGACACAAACGGCAATACAGTATCTTTATCTGATTTTGCTGGTAAAACAGTAGTTCTGTATTTTTACCCCAAGGATGACACACCAGGTTGTACCAAACAAGCTTGTAGTTTCCGGGATGCCCAACCTGAATATCAAGGTAAAGATGTTGTCGTTTTGGGAGTAAGTAGTGATGATGAAGCTTCCCACCAAGCATTCACCGCTAAATATAATCTGAATTTCCCCTTACTAGCTGACACTGAACAAGCTCTCATTAAAGCTTACGATGTTGATGGTGGTGGTTATGCCAAGCGCGTTACCTACGTCATTAGCCCCGAAGGCAAAATTACTCATGTTGATGGTGCTGTTAACACAACTACCCATGCTAGTGATGTTTTAGCTGCACTTGGTTTGTAG
- a CDS encoding Npun_F0494 family protein codes for MTTLDSPNPKPFVYTQKTLERAERSLICSPFHLSLFTAMQTQSISLGAIATETGFQTGYTKRPLSELVCDNALGWLIEVGILRREVDGQGITDGFRLTPLGYQLVEKFLNTTWPSPSLGDRVNDAITRWFRLPF; via the coding sequence ATGACTACATTAGATTCTCCAAACCCGAAACCCTTTGTTTACACTCAGAAAACATTAGAGAGAGCCGAGCGATCGCTGATCTGTTCACCTTTTCATCTGAGTTTATTTACAGCCATGCAAACCCAGAGTATATCCTTGGGGGCGATCGCCACAGAAACAGGTTTTCAAACAGGTTACACCAAACGCCCATTGTCAGAATTAGTCTGTGATAATGCTTTAGGTTGGTTAATCGAAGTGGGAATATTGCGGCGAGAAGTGGATGGACAAGGTATTACCGACGGTTTTCGGCTCACACCTCTGGGTTATCAATTAGTAGAAAAATTCCTAAATACAACTTGGCCTAGCCCATCATTAGGCGATCGCGTTAATGATGCCATTACCCGTTGGTTTCGACTACCTTTTTAG
- the cobQ gene encoding cobyric acid synthase CobQ: MKSIMVVGTTSHAGKSLITTAICRILSRRGWRVAPFKGQNMALNAYVTASGGEIGYAQAVQAWSAGVAPLVEMNPILLKPQGDMTSQVILKGKPVGNVSATDYYAQYFEIGWRAIQESLKLLETEFDLIVCEGAGSPAEINLKHRDLTNMRVAKHLNAPTLLVVDIDRGGAFAHVVGTLELLEPDERALIKGVVINKFRGQRSILEPGIKWLEERTGIPVVGVIPYLQEVFPAEDSLDLLERKPHKEQSELNIAVIRLPRIANFTDFDPLESEASVSVRYLSPKQDLGHPDAVIIPGTKTTVADLILLQKTGMAAAIQNYAASGGTVLGICGGFQMLGEIVADPEGVEGQAGRYEGLNLFPMKTVITGQKIARQRQVTSNYPQMGLPVNGFEIHQGRSRLEQPTGKNICQPLFDDVNLGLVDSCQSVWGTYLHGIFDNGPWRRAWLNRLRQQRGLKSLPTGVANYRDQREQILDSLATEIETHLDLTPFLS, translated from the coding sequence ATGAAATCAATCATGGTAGTGGGAACAACATCCCACGCTGGGAAATCACTGATAACTACAGCTATCTGCCGTATTCTGTCACGCCGTGGCTGGCGAGTCGCTCCATTTAAAGGTCAAAACATGGCTTTAAACGCCTATGTCACCGCCAGTGGTGGAGAAATAGGTTACGCTCAAGCAGTGCAAGCTTGGTCTGCGGGAGTAGCTCCCTTAGTAGAAATGAACCCTATTCTACTTAAACCCCAAGGTGATATGACTTCTCAAGTCATCCTCAAAGGTAAACCTGTCGGCAACGTTAGTGCAACAGATTACTATGCCCAATATTTTGAAATCGGTTGGCGCGCAATTCAAGAATCACTCAAACTACTAGAAACAGAATTTGATTTAATCGTTTGTGAAGGTGCAGGAAGTCCCGCAGAAATCAACCTCAAGCACCGTGATTTAACTAATATGCGGGTAGCGAAACATTTGAATGCACCTACTTTATTAGTCGTTGATATTGACCGAGGTGGTGCTTTTGCCCATGTAGTTGGTACTTTGGAACTATTAGAACCCGACGAAAGAGCTTTAATCAAAGGTGTAGTCATTAACAAATTCCGGGGACAGCGATCAATTCTTGAACCTGGGATCAAATGGTTAGAAGAACGCACAGGAATACCTGTTGTTGGTGTTATTCCCTATCTACAGGAAGTATTTCCGGCGGAAGATTCTTTAGACTTACTGGAACGCAAACCCCATAAAGAACAATCTGAATTAAATATCGCTGTGATTCGTTTACCGAGAATTGCCAACTTTACTGATTTTGATCCCTTGGAATCAGAAGCCAGCGTATCAGTAAGATACCTGAGTCCTAAGCAAGATTTAGGACATCCCGACGCTGTAATTATTCCCGGTACAAAAACCACAGTTGCTGACCTGATCCTGCTGCAAAAAACTGGGATGGCGGCAGCAATTCAAAACTATGCGGCTTCTGGGGGAACGGTTTTAGGTATTTGTGGCGGTTTCCAAATGTTAGGAGAAATAGTAGCTGATCCAGAAGGGGTAGAAGGCCAAGCTGGCAGATATGAAGGGTTAAATTTATTCCCCATGAAAACTGTAATTACAGGACAAAAAATAGCTCGTCAGCGTCAAGTTACTTCTAATTATCCCCAGATGGGTTTACCTGTAAATGGATTTGAAATTCATCAAGGACGATCTCGTCTAGAACAACCAACAGGTAAAAATATCTGTCAACCGCTATTTGATGATGTTAACTTAGGTTTGGTAGATAGTTGTCAATCTGTTTGGGGTACTTATTTACACGGGATTTTTGATAACGGCCCCTGGCGACGTGCATGGTTAAATCGTCTGCGTCAACAAAGAGGTTTAAAATCTTTACCTACAGGTGTTGCTAATTATCGAGATCAACGAGAACAAATTTTAGATTCTTTAGCTACGGAAATCGAAACTCATTTAGATTTAACACCGTTTTTGTCTTAG
- a CDS encoding 2Fe-2S iron-sulfur cluster-binding protein: MTMKIRFLPDNITVEAEVGEPLLDVADRAGVSIPTGCLMGTCHACTVELDDGEVIRACLTPVPPGKEELTIHLFSDPTW, encoded by the coding sequence ATAACTATGAAGATCCGTTTTCTACCAGATAATATTACCGTTGAGGCCGAAGTCGGAGAACCCTTATTAGATGTTGCAGATAGGGCAGGGGTATCAATTCCTACTGGTTGTTTAATGGGAACTTGTCATGCTTGCACTGTGGAATTAGATGATGGGGAAGTGATCCGCGCTTGTTTGACACCTGTTCCTCCAGGAAAAGAGGAATTAACCATACATCTTTTTAGTGATCCAACTTGGTAA
- a CDS encoding nucleotidyl transferase AbiEii/AbiGii toxin family protein has protein sequence MKSKKPINIAASIKSKLLTISKTRGEDYNYLLTRYVGERLLYRLSQSSYQAQYVLKGATLFKVWHGEPHRATKDLDLLCFGNNEIEYLVNVYKEICEIECEEDGIIFLSDSVKGELIKEDQEYEGVRIKLKGKLSNIEIAIQVDIGFGDAVTPDAEEVEIEPILNLPKPRLQIYPRETVIAEKFQAMVSLGISNSRMKDFYDIWFLCRNFEFKGSLLCQAINNTFHRRKTDIPIKEPLAFTEEFFNDADKQKQWQAFKNKLKIEQIPNSLSELIHEIKTFLMPPWVAAAQNENFDKIWRISGYWQDANNQ, from the coding sequence ATGAAATCAAAAAAGCCTATTAATATAGCTGCATCTATTAAATCTAAATTACTGACAATATCTAAAACCAGAGGGGAAGATTATAATTATTTATTGACTCGTTATGTGGGAGAAAGATTATTATATAGGCTAAGTCAATCTTCATATCAAGCACAATATGTTTTAAAAGGTGCTACTCTTTTCAAAGTTTGGCATGGTGAACCCCATAGAGCGACTAAAGATTTAGATTTACTCTGTTTCGGTAATAATGAAATTGAATATTTAGTGAATGTTTACAAAGAAATTTGTGAAATTGAATGTGAGGAAGACGGAATTATCTTTTTATCTGATTCCGTGAAAGGAGAATTAATTAAAGAAGATCAGGAGTATGAAGGGGTAAGAATTAAATTAAAAGGAAAATTATCCAACATTGAAATTGCTATTCAAGTAGATATAGGATTTGGTGATGCTGTTACACCTGATGCGGAAGAAGTAGAAATAGAACCTATTCTAAATCTACCAAAACCACGTTTACAAATTTATCCACGGGAGACAGTAATCGCGGAAAAGTTTCAAGCAATGGTTTCTCTTGGTATTAGCAATAGTCGGATGAAAGATTTTTATGATATTTGGTTTCTGTGCAGAAATTTTGAATTTAAAGGAAGTTTACTTTGTCAGGCAATAAATAACACTTTTCATAGACGTAAAACAGACATCCCAATTAAAGAACCTTTAGCTTTCACAGAAGAGTTTTTTAATGATGCAGATAAACAAAAACAGTGGCAAGCCTTTAAAAATAAATTAAAAATAGAACAGATACCAAATTCATTGAGTGAATTAATTCACGAAATCAAAACTTTTCTCATGCCACCTTGGGTAGCAGCAGCCCAAAATGAAAACTTTGATAAAATATGGAGGATTTCAGGCTATTGGCAAGATGCCAATAATCAATAA
- a CDS encoding type IV toxin-antitoxin system AbiEi family antitoxin domain-containing protein: MSKTQKILNYSTKTAVIRAKDIEAKGIHREYLKRLENEGLLVRSARGVYTFTDAEITENHTLVETAKRVPKGIICLLSALNFYQLTTQTPFEVWLAIPQKSRPPKDHLLPLRIIYMSGKSLEAGIEEHIIEGVTVRIYSLPKTIADCFKFRNKIGLDVALEALRESWRGKRCSMDEIWYYAKICRVHNVMRPYLESLP, encoded by the coding sequence ATGTCCAAAACCCAGAAAATACTCAATTACTCCACCAAAACAGCAGTAATTAGAGCCAAAGACATAGAAGCAAAAGGTATTCACAGAGAATATCTCAAACGTCTAGAAAACGAAGGTTTACTTGTACGTTCTGCTCGCGGTGTTTATACTTTTACAGATGCAGAAATAACAGAAAATCATACTTTGGTGGAAACTGCAAAACGAGTTCCTAAAGGTATCATTTGCCTTCTATCTGCGCTTAATTTCTATCAATTAACAACTCAAACACCCTTTGAAGTTTGGTTGGCAATTCCTCAAAAATCCCGTCCTCCTAAAGATCATCTGCTACCACTGAGAATTATTTATATGTCTGGTAAATCTTTAGAAGCAGGAATTGAAGAACATATCATAGAAGGTGTGACAGTTCGTATATATTCTTTGCCAAAAACAATTGCAGATTGTTTTAAATTCCGTAATAAAATTGGTCTTGATGTGGCTTTAGAAGCCCTCCGTGAATCTTGGCGGGGAAAAAGATGTTCAATGGATGAAATATGGTATTATGCCAAAATTTGTAGAGTACATAATGTGATGCGTCCTTATTTAGAATCACTCCCATGA
- a CDS encoding helix-turn-helix transcriptional regulator yields the protein MTTKTISWQSIREELLADPEVKAEYDALELEFQLAKKIIALRNSMGLNQRDFAEKVGIKQPHLARIESGKQIPKLETLTKLAAAAGYSVAIHFIPNQEINSNTKIEPVKIPSASS from the coding sequence ATGACTACCAAAACAATTTCTTGGCAATCTATCCGCGAAGAATTGCTTGCAGATCCAGAGGTAAAAGCTGAATATGATGCACTGGAATTAGAATTTCAGTTAGCAAAAAAAATCATTGCACTGAGAAATTCTATGGGCTTAAACCAAAGAGATTTTGCAGAAAAAGTAGGCATTAAACAACCACATCTAGCTAGAATTGAATCTGGTAAACAAATACCTAAATTGGAAACTTTAACTAAACTTGCTGCTGCCGCTGGCTATTCTGTGGCAATTCACTTTATCCCTAATCAAGAAATCAATTCCAATACCAAAATTGAACCTGTAAAAATTCCTTCCGCTTCTTCTTAA
- a CDS encoding SRPBCC family protein — protein sequence MAEWLEHSVQVEVEVPIEFVWSLWSDLEQMPKWMKWIDSVKISPDDPEISIWKLSTGGWDFNWKSRILKTIPNQIIQWESVDGLPNQGAIRFYDRHEGGSIVKMTISYAIPGFLGKLMDNLFLGKVVESTIQADLERFKEYALNAKSDG from the coding sequence ATGGCTGAATGGTTAGAACATAGTGTACAGGTAGAAGTCGAAGTTCCCATAGAATTTGTATGGAGCTTGTGGTCTGATTTAGAACAAATGCCGAAATGGATGAAATGGATTGATTCTGTGAAAATTTCACCCGATGATCCAGAAATTTCTATATGGAAATTAAGTACAGGTGGTTGGGATTTTAACTGGAAATCTCGTATTCTTAAAACTATTCCCAATCAAATAATTCAATGGGAATCTGTGGATGGTTTACCAAATCAAGGGGCAATTCGTTTTTACGATCGCCATGAGGGAGGTAGCATTGTGAAAATGACTATTTCCTATGCTATCCCTGGTTTTTTGGGTAAGTTGATGGATAATTTGTTTTTGGGAAAGGTTGTAGAGTCAACTATTCAAGCGGATTTGGAGAGGTTTAAGGAATACGCTTTGAATGCCAAGAGTGATGGATAG
- the zds gene encoding 9,9'-di-cis-zeta-carotene desaturase, whose product MRVAIVGAGLAGLATAVDLADAGCEVQIFESRPFVGGKVGSWVDGDGNHIEMGLHVFFGCYYNLFELMEKVGAGNNLRLKEHLHTFINKGGKIGALDFRFITGAPFNGLKAFFTTSQLSVQDKLQNAIALGTSPIVRGLVDFEGAMRNIRDLDKISFSDWFYSHGGSKGSIKRMWNPIAYALGFIDCDHISARCMLTIFQFFAVRTEASILRMLEGSPHEYLHKPIIEYLEARGTKIYTRRQVREIQFAESDQETKVTGIVVAQSDTEEVITADAYVCACDIPGIQRVLPPAWRKWSEFDNIYKLDAVPVATVQLRFDGWVTEMQDAEKRKQLNQAEGIDNLLYTADADFSCFADLALTSPADYYRPGEGSLMQLVLTPGDPFIKESNEAIAQHVLKQVHELFPSSRELNMTWYSVVKLAQSLYREAPGMDAYRPDQKTPIPNFFLAGSYTQQDYIDSMEGATISGRRAAKVILESVKK is encoded by the coding sequence ATGCGTGTTGCAATTGTAGGTGCGGGATTAGCTGGTTTAGCTACTGCCGTAGATTTGGCTGATGCGGGTTGTGAGGTACAAATTTTTGAATCTCGTCCCTTTGTCGGTGGTAAAGTTGGCAGTTGGGTAGATGGTGATGGCAACCACATAGAAATGGGTTTGCACGTCTTTTTTGGCTGTTACTATAATCTATTTGAATTAATGGAGAAGGTAGGAGCAGGTAATAATTTACGTCTTAAAGAGCATCTGCACACTTTTATCAACAAAGGTGGCAAAATAGGAGCTTTAGATTTTCGCTTTATTACCGGCGCGCCATTCAATGGCTTAAAAGCGTTTTTTACCACTTCCCAACTTTCAGTTCAGGATAAATTGCAAAATGCGATCGCCCTGGGAACTAGCCCCATTGTTAGGGGTTTGGTGGACTTTGAAGGGGCGATGAGAAATATCCGCGATTTAGACAAAATCAGCTTTTCTGACTGGTTTTACAGTCACGGGGGCAGTAAAGGCAGTATTAAACGGATGTGGAACCCTATCGCTTATGCTTTGGGTTTTATTGATTGTGATCATATTTCTGCCCGTTGTATGTTGACAATCTTCCAGTTTTTTGCAGTCAGAACAGAAGCTTCTATTTTGCGAATGCTGGAAGGTTCACCCCACGAATATTTACATAAACCAATTATTGAATATTTAGAAGCTAGAGGTACAAAAATCTATACCCGTCGCCAAGTGCGGGAAATTCAATTTGCTGAATCTGATCAAGAAACCAAGGTGACAGGGATAGTAGTTGCCCAAAGTGATACAGAAGAAGTAATTACCGCTGATGCCTATGTATGCGCCTGTGATATCCCAGGAATTCAGCGAGTTTTACCCCCAGCATGGCGAAAATGGTCAGAATTTGACAACATTTATAAACTTGATGCTGTGCCGGTGGCGACAGTGCAGTTAAGATTTGATGGTTGGGTGACAGAAATGCAAGATGCCGAAAAACGTAAACAGTTAAATCAGGCGGAAGGGATAGATAATTTGTTATATACTGCCGATGCAGATTTTTCTTGTTTTGCTGATTTGGCTTTAACCAGTCCCGCAGACTATTATCGTCCTGGTGAGGGTTCGTTGATGCAGTTGGTGTTAACACCGGGAGATCCGTTTATCAAAGAAAGTAACGAGGCGATCGCCCAACACGTGCTTAAACAAGTTCATGAATTGTTCCCTTCGTCCAGAGAACTAAACATGACTTGGTACAGCGTAGTTAAACTAGCTCAATCTTTATACAGAGAAGCACCAGGAATGGACGCTTACCGTCCTGATCAAAAAACTCCCATACCTAACTTCTTCCTAGCAGGTAGTTACACCCAACAGGATTACATTGACTCGATGGAAGGTGCAACAATTTCTGGAAGACGTGCAGCAAAAGTCATTCTAGAAAGTGTGAAGAAATAG
- a CDS encoding CopG family transcriptional regulator, whose protein sequence is MIMTNKKWAVKRITVNLATQEAEKLEKYCQQTGRPATDVIRELIRSLPTSEETKENG, encoded by the coding sequence ATGATAATGACTAATAAAAAATGGGCTGTTAAACGTATCACCGTCAACCTGGCAACCCAGGAAGCAGAAAAATTAGAAAAATATTGTCAACAAACAGGTAGACCAGCTACGGATGTGATTCGTGAACTAATTAGAAGTTTACCTACCTCTGAAGAAACTAAGGAGAATGGGTAA